Proteins from one Leptospira wolffii serovar Khorat str. Khorat-H2 genomic window:
- a CDS encoding TlpA family protein disulfide reductase, translated as MRSILSGFICFLTILFLTGCGPGEESPLYKIELKDWEGNTHAFAKDKGKLIVLDFWASWCEPCKKAVPVVEALRKELKDSDAIVLGVNTEDDLSLEEIKKAAKEFGMDYPSLLDPEWKLVNSLKIEGQPALFVFSKTGKKLHFQYGISHKDLPLLKGRLKNWLESP; from the coding sequence ATGCGATCTATTCTTTCGGGCTTTATCTGTTTTCTTACGATTCTTTTCTTAACGGGATGCGGTCCCGGAGAGGAATCCCCACTTTACAAAATAGAATTGAAGGATTGGGAAGGAAACACCCACGCATTCGCTAAGGACAAAGGCAAGCTGATCGTCTTGGATTTCTGGGCCAGTTGGTGTGAACCGTGTAAAAAAGCGGTTCCCGTAGTGGAAGCTCTGCGAAAGGAATTAAAGGATTCGGACGCGATCGTACTAGGGGTGAACACGGAAGACGACCTTAGTCTGGAGGAAATCAAGAAAGCCGCCAAGGAATTCGGGATGGATTATCCCAGTTTATTGGACCCGGAATGGAAATTAGTAAACAGTTTGAAGATCGAAGGACAACCTGCTTTATTTGTGTTTAGTAAAACCGGGAAGAAGCTACATTTTCAATACGGTATTTCCCATAAAGATCTGCCTTTACTGAAGGGGAGGCTCAAGAATTGGCTTGAATCCCCGTAA
- a CDS encoding AMP-dependent synthetase/ligase, with protein MAENLAQLFRESAEKFKNQPAFFYKDAQKNYHPLTYSELYENGLNLAEALIELGVKSREHVALLADNRIEWIIADCGIILTGAADVPRGTDITDSEIVYIVSHSEAEVVFIENDKMLEKFNRNKSQLGKVKTIIMMDKDSEAPGGVLKLYDLIEKGKQLRASGSRKVEERVAAIHPEDLFTLIYTSGTTGLPKGVQLKHSNMMHQVLNVTPMLKINAEAKLLSILPVWHVFERVVEYVCISIGAATYYTNVRDLRQDLATVKPTFMGSAPRLWENIYNGIYTRINDPSQTPALRRGLFKLAYFFSDKKNAAVRFITGKEVDYHGRNPITSLFYGIAMVFQLILTGPFTLTVISSVAAYLLSNTEFSYLSLPLYIVAGLGAILNSATLDKIVLSKIRTATGGRLRASISGGGALPRHVDEFFNNIGINVLEGYGMTETSPVLSVRTFQKLIIGSVGSIVPKTHLQIRNDNNEVLTEVDPEGRITKGKLGKKGVVFVKGPQVMKGYFKNEEATAKALVDGWMNTGDMGMINFKHTLTLTGRAKDTVVLLGGENVEPVPIENKLQESAFISQCMIIGQDQKNLGAIIVPDFEKLEEWSKENGVDASNKEALIENPKVVDLYRKEIKALNNAKNGFKSFEQVTPFFLVAKPFEVGDELNNMLKMKRHVIAEKYADKIKKVYTDK; from the coding sequence ATGGCTGAAAATTTAGCCCAACTGTTTCGTGAGTCTGCGGAAAAATTCAAAAACCAACCCGCATTCTTTTATAAAGACGCTCAAAAAAATTACCATCCCTTAACCTATTCCGAGTTATACGAAAACGGTCTGAATCTGGCCGAGGCTTTGATTGAATTGGGCGTCAAGTCTAGGGAACATGTCGCATTACTTGCGGATAATAGAATAGAATGGATTATCGCGGATTGCGGTATCATCTTAACCGGAGCCGCAGACGTTCCTAGAGGAACCGATATTACGGATTCGGAAATCGTATACATCGTCAGCCATTCCGAAGCTGAAGTCGTATTCATCGAAAACGATAAGATGTTGGAGAAATTCAATCGCAACAAGTCCCAACTCGGAAAAGTAAAAACCATCATCATGATGGACAAGGATTCCGAAGCTCCGGGAGGAGTTTTGAAACTTTACGATCTGATCGAGAAAGGAAAACAGCTTCGCGCTTCCGGTTCTCGTAAAGTGGAAGAGAGAGTCGCAGCCATCCACCCTGAGGATCTGTTCACCTTGATTTACACTTCCGGAACCACCGGGCTTCCTAAAGGGGTTCAGCTAAAGCATTCGAATATGATGCATCAGGTTTTGAACGTAACTCCTATGCTCAAAATCAACGCCGAAGCGAAGCTTCTTTCCATTCTTCCCGTTTGGCACGTGTTCGAAAGAGTGGTGGAATACGTATGTATCAGCATCGGTGCCGCTACTTATTACACGAACGTAAGAGATCTTCGTCAGGATTTAGCGACTGTGAAGCCTACATTCATGGGATCCGCTCCGAGACTCTGGGAAAATATCTATAACGGAATTTATACCAGAATCAACGATCCTAGCCAGACCCCCGCGCTTAGAAGGGGCTTATTCAAATTGGCGTATTTCTTCTCCGATAAGAAGAACGCAGCGGTCCGTTTCATAACCGGCAAAGAAGTGGACTATCACGGAAGAAATCCGATCACTTCCTTATTTTACGGAATTGCGATGGTCTTCCAACTGATACTCACCGGTCCGTTTACACTTACGGTGATTTCTTCCGTGGCGGCGTATCTGCTTTCCAATACCGAGTTCTCGTATTTGAGCCTTCCTTTATATATCGTGGCGGGATTGGGAGCGATCCTCAATAGTGCGACTCTGGACAAGATCGTTCTTTCGAAAATCCGTACTGCGACCGGCGGAAGACTCAGAGCTTCCATTTCCGGAGGAGGAGCTCTGCCTAGACATGTGGATGAGTTCTTCAATAATATCGGTATTAACGTATTGGAAGGTTACGGAATGACCGAAACTTCTCCCGTGCTATCCGTTCGTACTTTCCAAAAGTTGATCATCGGTTCCGTAGGTTCCATCGTTCCTAAGACCCACTTGCAAATTCGTAACGATAATAACGAAGTGCTGACCGAAGTGGATCCGGAGGGAAGAATTACCAAGGGTAAATTGGGCAAAAAAGGCGTGGTATTCGTGAAGGGTCCCCAAGTTATGAAGGGATATTTCAAAAACGAAGAAGCTACCGCAAAGGCTCTGGTGGACGGATGGATGAATACCGGAGATATGGGGATGATCAATTTCAAACATACCCTGACTCTAACCGGTCGTGCCAAGGATACCGTAGTGTTACTCGGTGGGGAGAATGTGGAGCCGGTTCCTATCGAGAACAAACTCCAAGAGTCCGCCTTTATCAGCCAATGTATGATCATCGGTCAGGACCAAAAGAACCTGGGCGCCATCATCGTGCCTGATTTCGAGAAATTGGAGGAATGGTCTAAGGAAAATGGGGTCGACGCATCCAATAAGGAAGCGTTGATAGAAAATCCTAAGGTCGTGGATCTCTACAGAAAAGAAATCAAGGCGCTGAATAACGCGAAAAACGGATTTAAATCCTTCGAGCAAGTGACTCCATTCTTCCTGGTTGCCAAGCCTTTCGAAGTGGGAGACGAGTTGAACAATATGCTCAAGATGAAGCGTCACGTGATTGCCGAGAAATACGCGGATAAGATCAAAAAGGTCTATACCGACAAATAA